The genomic stretch CTCCGTAGAGCCGAATTCCTTGGGTGATCTCTTTTCTGAAGGTCTTCAGAGTACATCCATAGTCGTGGAGATGGACACCCGTTACCACGGAGATAATTTTATTAGCGATCATCGAAGGCAAGCGGCGATTAAGAAAAGGATCCTGGCGATCATGGCGCCAGCCGCTGACCAGCTCATACCCCTCTTCCATTTTTTGCAGGAATATGGGAATGTCATGGGGGTCATTCTGCATATCCCCGTCCATGGTGACGATCACATCACCGGTGGCATAGTCAAAGCCAGCGGACATGGCTGCGGTCTGGCCGAAGTTGCGGCGGAAGGAAACCACGACGACGGTTTTATCCTGCTGTTGTATTTTTTCCAACAGGGATAAGCTTGCGTCGCTTGAACCATCATCTATAAAGACGATCTCGTGTTCATGCTCTATGGTCTTGAGCACGCCTTTTAACTCATCATAGAGGAGGTTGACATTTTCTTCTTCGTTATAGATGGGGATAACAATAGATAATTTCACGTTTTATGTCCTTAGCTCAAGGAGGGTTGATTAATACAAATAAATATCCGGCCAGTTATCATTGCCGGTATGAAAACTCAGGCGAGCTGTATTGCCCATAGGGGTACCAATGGGCCAGAGAAAAATTTCATAATCTGCTCTATCATGCTCATGCCCTCCTGTACTTGCACCGAAGACCAGCATGTCGCCCGTATTTGAAATCTTCGGAAAATACTCATGGCTGTACGCACCCGGAGCATCGAACCAAAGTTTTTTCTCCAGGGTTTCGGGGGTAACCCTGAAAAAGGCGTTGCCGCCCGTCTTCTGATGATCAACCAGGTAGAGAAACGAGGAATCAGGAGACCAGTTTAATTGACATCCCCTGCCGACTTGTTGGAGCGATTTATCTTTATTGATAATAAAGGTCCCTCGTGCTCCGCCCCGAAGCGTCACCGCCAAGGCTTGCTTGGCATCGCTTCGGACAGGGGTCTCAAGTTGAATCGAATCATTCAGCGAATGATTCTTCCCTGTTTCAAATACCACAATTTCTTTTTGATTGGCAAGGGTATATTCCACAAACTGGCTTGCCTGGCGGAGAAAATATACCTTTTCACCGTCAGCAGACCATGTCGGCGTATTTGCATTTTCGGCTAATAACCGGGTCGCACCGGTTGCCAAGTCCAATATCCAGGTGTCCCAGGCAAATTTATCCCTCTGAGAAACCCAGGGTTCCTGAGAACGGCAAAAAAGGACCTTGCCGCCATCCGGTGAAATGCGTGGAAAGTACTCTGTGTGCGGGTCAGTTGTCAAGCGGGTCAGCTTTAATTCTGGCAGGGTTAACATGACCAGATCATGGTTGCCAAACCTATTACTGCTCCAGATGATAAAGCCGTGCAGGTTATCAAAAACAGGATTCGTTCTTCGTTCAGTAGTACTCGGTAGTGATATGGTCTTGCCGGGGCTTGGCGGATGAATCCAGCCAGTTTTTTGCATCTTTAAAAACTGAACCCCCAAAAAAAAGACC from Candidatus Electrothrix communis encodes the following:
- a CDS encoding glycosyltransferase family 2 protein: MKLSIVIPIYNEEENVNLLYDELKGVLKTIEHEHEIVFIDDGSSDASLSLLEKIQQQDKTVVVVSFRRNFGQTAAMSAGFDYATGDVIVTMDGDMQNDPHDIPIFLQKMEEGYELVSGWRHDRQDPFLNRRLPSMIANKIISVVTGVHLHDYGCTLKTFRKEITQGIRLYGEMHRFIPAIASGVGGKITEVKANHRPRRFGTSKYGISRTLRVVLDLMTVKFLLSYATRPIHVFGTLGLVSGGSGFLIALIMTAQRMFFDVPMANRPLLLLAILLILMGMQFIYMGLLGELQVRTYHESQKKPIYVVRRVLGRQEQEDKND